A section of the Streptomyces sp. SLBN-118 genome encodes:
- the trpB gene encoding tryptophan synthase subunit beta — translation MSSDFFIPDPEGHVPSPEGYFGAFGGKFIPEALVAAVDEVAVEYDKAKSDPAFAAELNDLMVNYTGRPSALTEVPRFAEHAGGARVFLKREDLNHTGSHKINNVLGQALLTKRMGKTRVIAETGAGQHGVATATACALFGLECTIYMGEIDTRRQALNVARMRMLGAEVIPVTSGSRTLKDAINEAFRDWVANVDRTHYLFGTVAGPHPFPAMVRDFHRVIGVEARRQILERAGRLPDAAVACVGGGSNAIGLFHAFIPDADVRLVGCEPAGHGVESGEHAATLTAGEPGILHGSRSYVLQDEEGQITEPYSISAGLDYPGIGPEHSYLKDSGRAEYRAVTDDEAMQSLSLLSRTEGIIPAIESAHALAGALELGKELGSNGLILVNLSGRGDKDMDTAARYFGLYDGEGDTK, via the coding sequence ATGTCCAGCGACTTCTTCATCCCGGACCCGGAGGGTCACGTCCCCAGCCCCGAGGGCTACTTCGGCGCCTTCGGCGGCAAGTTCATCCCCGAGGCCCTCGTCGCCGCCGTCGACGAGGTGGCCGTCGAGTACGACAAGGCCAAGTCCGACCCCGCCTTCGCCGCGGAACTCAACGACCTGATGGTCAACTACACGGGCCGTCCCAGCGCGCTGACCGAGGTGCCCCGGTTCGCAGAGCACGCCGGCGGAGCCCGGGTCTTCCTCAAGCGGGAGGACCTCAACCACACCGGCTCGCACAAGATCAATAACGTGCTCGGCCAGGCCCTGCTCACCAAGCGGATGGGCAAGACCCGCGTCATCGCCGAGACCGGCGCGGGCCAGCACGGCGTCGCCACCGCGACCGCCTGCGCCCTCTTCGGCCTCGAGTGCACGATCTACATGGGCGAGATCGACACCCGCCGCCAGGCCCTCAACGTGGCCAGGATGCGGATGCTCGGCGCCGAGGTCATCCCCGTGACCTCGGGCAGCAGGACCCTGAAGGACGCCATCAACGAGGCGTTCCGCGACTGGGTCGCCAATGTGGACCGTACGCACTACCTCTTCGGCACGGTCGCGGGCCCGCATCCCTTCCCCGCGATGGTCCGTGACTTCCACCGCGTCATCGGTGTGGAGGCCCGGCGCCAGATCCTTGAGCGCGCGGGTCGGCTGCCGGACGCGGCCGTCGCCTGCGTCGGCGGCGGATCGAACGCGATCGGCCTGTTCCACGCCTTCATCCCCGACGCGGATGTCCGTCTCGTCGGCTGCGAGCCCGCAGGCCACGGCGTCGAGTCGGGGGAGCACGCGGCCACCCTGACGGCGGGCGAGCCGGGCATCCTGCACGGCTCGCGGTCATACGTCCTGCAGGACGAGGAGGGCCAGATCACCGAGCCGTACTCGATCTCGGCCGGACTCGACTACCCGGGCATCGGCCCGGAGCACTCCTACCTCAAGGACAGCGGGCGCGCGGAGTACCGCGCGGTGACCGACGACGAGGCGATGCAGTCGCTTTCGCTGCTGTCGCGTACCGAGGGCATCATCCCGGCGATCGAGTCGGCGCACGCGCTGGCCGGTGCGCTGGAACTCGGCAAGGAGCTGGGCAGCAACGGGCTGATCCTGGTCAATCTGTCCGGCCGTGGCGACAAGGACATGGACACCGCCGCCCGTTACTTCGGGCTGTACGACGGCGAGGGGGACACGAAGTGA
- a CDS encoding thioredoxin domain-containing protein has translation MSEKNQERKRTARERIQQEREQEKAREKRRRLLIVSAAVVGVLGLAAVIGVIAANAGKKDGGSDAGPLQAPAGVQGKDQLAIPVGANDAPSTLTVWEDFRCPICAQFENAFRDTIHDLEATGQLKVQYHLATIIDGNVGGSGSLRAGNAAACAQDVDKFAPYHDVLYQNQPPETEDGFGDNGKLIELAGKADGLDTPAFRSCVEDGTHDTWVQKSATAFTKSGFRGTPTVLLNGETVFPNKDGEQISPANLKKWVAEANKGKKPGTQRATPTPSAPAS, from the coding sequence GTGAGCGAGAAGAACCAGGAACGGAAGCGGACCGCGCGAGAGCGGATCCAGCAGGAACGCGAGCAGGAGAAGGCGCGTGAGAAGCGGCGACGGCTGCTGATCGTCTCGGCGGCGGTGGTGGGCGTCCTCGGCCTCGCCGCCGTGATCGGGGTGATCGCGGCCAATGCGGGAAAGAAGGACGGCGGTTCCGACGCCGGTCCGCTCCAGGCGCCCGCGGGCGTGCAGGGCAAGGACCAGCTCGCCATCCCGGTGGGCGCGAACGACGCCCCCTCGACGCTCACGGTCTGGGAGGACTTCCGCTGCCCGATCTGCGCCCAGTTCGAGAACGCCTTCCGGGACACGATCCACGACCTCGAGGCAACAGGCCAGCTCAAGGTCCAGTACCACCTCGCCACCATCATCGACGGGAACGTGGGCGGCAGCGGTTCGCTGCGCGCCGGGAACGCGGCGGCCTGCGCGCAGGACGTCGACAAGTTCGCCCCGTACCACGACGTCCTCTACCAGAACCAGCCGCCCGAGACGGAGGACGGCTTCGGCGACAACGGCAAGCTGATCGAGCTCGCGGGAAAGGCGGACGGCCTCGACACCCCCGCCTTCCGCTCCTGCGTGGAGGACGGCACGCACGACACATGGGTGCAGAAGTCGGCCACCGCATTCACCAAGAGCGGCTTCCGCGGCACGCCGACCGTGCTGCTCAACGGGGAGACGGTCTTCCCGAACAAGGACGGCGAGCAGATCTCCCCGGCCAACCTGAAGAAGTGGGTCGCCGAGGCGAACAAGGGCAAGAAGCCGGGCACCCAGCGGGCCACACCCACCCCGAGCGCCCCCGCCTCCTGA
- the trpC gene encoding indole-3-glycerol phosphate synthase TrpC, with translation MSVLDEIIEGVRADLAERQARVSLDELKERAAKAPAAKDGVAALRGEGVHVICEVKRSSPSKGALAAIADPAGLAADYEAGGAAIISVLTEQRRFGGSLADLEAVRAKVDIPLLRKDFIVTAYQLWEARAYGADLVLLIVAALEQEALVSLIERAESIGLTPLVEVHDEDEVERAVEAGAKIIGVNARDLKTLQVDRTTFERVAPEIPARIVKIAESGVRGPHDLIAYANAGADAVLVGESLVTGRDPKSAVADLVAAGAHPALRHGRS, from the coding sequence GTGAGTGTGCTCGACGAGATCATCGAAGGCGTGCGCGCGGACCTCGCAGAGCGGCAGGCGCGCGTCAGCCTCGACGAGCTCAAGGAGCGCGCCGCCAAGGCTCCCGCGGCCAAGGACGGCGTCGCCGCACTCCGCGGCGAGGGCGTCCATGTGATCTGCGAGGTCAAGCGGTCCAGCCCGTCCAAGGGCGCGCTCGCCGCGATCGCCGACCCGGCCGGACTCGCCGCCGACTACGAGGCGGGCGGCGCGGCCATCATCTCCGTACTGACCGAGCAGCGCCGCTTCGGAGGATCCCTCGCCGACCTCGAAGCCGTCCGGGCCAAGGTCGACATCCCCTTGCTGCGCAAGGACTTCATCGTCACCGCGTACCAGTTGTGGGAGGCCAGGGCGTACGGCGCCGACCTCGTGCTGCTGATCGTCGCCGCGCTGGAGCAGGAAGCCCTGGTCTCGCTCATCGAGCGGGCCGAGTCCATCGGGCTCACCCCGCTGGTCGAGGTCCACGACGAGGACGAGGTGGAGCGCGCGGTCGAGGCCGGAGCAAAGATCATCGGTGTCAACGCCCGCGATCTGAAGACGCTCCAGGTCGACCGCACCACCTTCGAGCGGGTCGCCCCCGAGATCCCGGCGCGCATCGTCAAGATCGCCGAGTCCGGTGTGCGCGGTCCGCACGACCTGATCGCCTACGCCAACGCCGGCGCCGACGCCGTTCTCGTGGGTGAGTCCCTTGTCACCGGCCGTGACCCCAAGTCGGCCGTCGCCGACCTGGTCGCCGCCGGGGCCCACCCCGCCCTGCGGCACGGGCGGAGCTGA
- a CDS encoding HGxxPAAW family protein, which yields MAGSSHGHTPAAWTGVTISFIGFCIAGVFMVAANPLGFWGGIAVVLLGGIVGGAMKAAGLGMPKETGAQVAPGTQQATATAQPAAAQTSA from the coding sequence ATGGCGGGCAGCAGCCACGGACACACCCCGGCCGCCTGGACCGGTGTCACCATCTCGTTCATCGGCTTCTGCATCGCAGGCGTCTTCATGGTGGCGGCCAATCCGCTCGGCTTCTGGGGCGGAATTGCCGTCGTTCTCCTCGGCGGCATCGTCGGCGGCGCCATGAAGGCCGCGGGTCTGGGCATGCCGAAGGAGACCGGGGCGCAGGTGGCGCCCGGGACGCAGCAGGCCACGGCCACCGCGCAGCCTGCCGCCGCGCAGACCTCCGCCTGA
- a CDS encoding DUF2752 domain-containing protein, translating to MPSSPFSAGPAPAPAPLTRRLVTPLATLAGVAAAFAYVGTVDPGEPGHYPVCPLLRITGVYCPGCGGLRSAHAFIHGDLTGALGSNAMAVAGYGIFAVVWVTWLVRAVRGEPMRIAVAGVWWWTLGGVLLIFSVVRNLPFGSVLAP from the coding sequence ATGCCTTCCTCGCCTTTTTCCGCCGGGCCCGCACCCGCCCCGGCTCCGCTCACGCGGCGCCTGGTGACGCCCCTGGCCACCCTGGCCGGGGTCGCCGCGGCCTTCGCGTACGTCGGCACGGTCGATCCAGGCGAGCCGGGCCACTACCCGGTCTGCCCACTGCTGCGCATCACCGGTGTCTACTGCCCCGGCTGCGGCGGGCTGCGCAGCGCGCACGCCTTCATCCACGGCGATCTGACCGGCGCGCTCGGCTCCAACGCGATGGCCGTCGCGGGCTACGGAATCTTCGCCGTGGTGTGGGTGACGTGGCTGGTACGCGCCGTACGAGGCGAGCCCATGCGGATCGCCGTCGCAGGTGTCTGGTGGTGGACGCTCGGCGGTGTTCTGCTGATCTTCAGCGTGGTCCGGAACCTTCCATTCGGCTCTGTGCTTGCGCCCTGA
- the trpA gene encoding tryptophan synthase subunit alpha: MSGAAFNGGKVRLLSDTLEQARNENRAALIAYLPAGFPTVDGGIAAVKAALDGGADVVEVGLPHSDPVLDGPVIQTADDIALRGGVKIADVMRTVREAHEASGKPVLVMTYWNPIDRYGIERFTTELAEAGGAGCILPDLPVEEAGTWREHAEKHGLATVFVVAPSSKDARLAKITAAGSGFVYAASLMGVTGTRESVGAQAKDLVRRTRATTELPVCVGLGVSNPEQAAEVASFADGVIVGSAFVKRLLDAPDEAEGLVAVRELAAELAKGVRRGA, from the coding sequence GTGAGCGGCGCTGCATTCAACGGCGGCAAGGTCCGGCTGTTGAGCGACACCCTGGAACAGGCCAGGAACGAGAACCGGGCCGCGCTCATCGCGTACCTCCCGGCCGGCTTCCCGACGGTCGACGGCGGGATCGCGGCGGTCAAGGCGGCCCTCGACGGCGGCGCGGACGTTGTCGAGGTCGGGCTGCCGCACAGCGACCCCGTCCTCGACGGCCCCGTCATCCAGACCGCCGACGACATCGCGCTGCGCGGCGGCGTCAAGATCGCCGACGTGATGCGTACGGTCCGCGAGGCGCACGAGGCCAGCGGCAAGCCCGTCCTCGTCATGACGTACTGGAATCCGATCGACCGGTACGGCATCGAGCGCTTCACCACCGAGCTCGCCGAGGCGGGCGGCGCGGGCTGCATCCTGCCGGACCTGCCGGTCGAGGAGGCAGGCACATGGCGGGAGCACGCCGAGAAGCACGGCCTCGCCACGGTCTTCGTCGTCGCGCCCAGCAGTAAGGACGCCCGGCTCGCGAAGATCACGGCGGCCGGTTCCGGCTTTGTGTACGCGGCCTCGCTGATGGGCGTCACCGGCACCCGCGAGTCCGTGGGCGCACAGGCTAAGGACCTGGTGCGGCGCACCCGCGCCACCACGGAGCTGCCGGTATGCGTGGGCCTCGGCGTCTCGAACCCCGAGCAGGCCGCGGAAGTCGCTTCCTTCGCCGACGGCGTCATCGTCGGGTCCGCTTTCGTCAAGCGGCTCCTCGACGCACCCGACGAGGCCGAGGGCCTGGTCGCGGTGCGGGAACTGGCGGCAGAGCTCGCCAAGGGCGTGCGCAGGGGCGCGTAG
- a CDS encoding CoA ester lyase, protein MTTPLTYLYAPGDRPEVVHKALASGADVVIVDLEDAVSRDRKKYALAATAELLASPQTLPVHVRINTPHDIEALTALPGLCALRIPKVAHATDIRQIAALAPGVPLYPLLESAIAIEHAYAIATAHPAVHGIAIGEADLRADLGVRDGTSLDWPRTRIVVAARAAGLAPPAQSVFPDIRDLDALYASCTHGRALGFMGRAAIHPRQLPVIERAFRPTPEEIEAAEEIVKAAATDEGALALPDGRFVDAAIVAAARRTLALSCREGPWK, encoded by the coding sequence ATGACCACCCCGCTCACCTATCTGTACGCCCCCGGGGACCGACCCGAAGTCGTGCACAAGGCACTCGCATCCGGCGCCGACGTGGTGATCGTCGACCTCGAGGACGCCGTCTCCCGCGACCGCAAGAAATACGCGCTGGCCGCCACCGCCGAACTCCTCGCTTCCCCCCAGACCCTTCCGGTCCATGTCCGCATCAACACCCCCCACGACATCGAGGCCCTCACCGCACTTCCGGGCCTCTGTGCTCTGCGTATTCCCAAGGTCGCACACGCCACTGACATCCGGCAGATCGCGGCCCTCGCCCCGGGCGTCCCCCTCTATCCGCTCCTCGAATCGGCGATCGCCATCGAGCACGCGTACGCGATCGCCACCGCCCACCCCGCGGTGCACGGCATCGCCATCGGCGAGGCCGACCTCCGCGCGGACCTGGGGGTACGTGACGGCACATCCCTCGACTGGCCGCGCACCCGCATCGTGGTCGCCGCCCGCGCGGCCGGTCTCGCGCCTCCGGCACAGTCCGTCTTCCCCGACATCCGCGACCTGGACGCCCTCTACGCCTCCTGCACCCACGGCCGCGCCCTGGGCTTCATGGGCCGGGCAGCCATCCACCCCCGCCAACTCCCCGTCATCGAGCGGGCGTTCCGCCCCACGCCGGAGGAGATCGAGGCGGCCGAGGAGATCGTCAAGGCGGCCGCAACGGACGAGGGCGCACTCGCCCTGCCCGACGGCCGCTTCGTCGACGCGGCGATCGTGGCGGCAGCGCGGCGGACGCTTGCCCTCTCGTGCCGCGAGGGCCCATGGAAGTGA
- a CDS encoding TIGR02234 family membrane protein codes for MGYVTAVPVPQPRAAAASAADSSRRSLAVALLLGAVGATVVLLSSGRTWAEGRAAVGGGTLPLHAEGSDVTGVPTALAIVGLAALVAVFAVRRAGRLLVAALLALSGAGAALAAFLGASDSAALDEKAAKTTGDTAATVDALTHTAWPYVAVAGSLLILLAGLLALRYGKQWPAMSGRYERDGTPRPRKAAVVDPDRPEDLWKALDRGEDPTREA; via the coding sequence GTGGGGTATGTGACTGCTGTACCCGTACCCCAGCCCCGCGCCGCAGCCGCATCCGCCGCAGACAGCAGCCGGCGCAGCCTCGCCGTGGCCCTGCTCCTCGGCGCCGTCGGCGCCACCGTCGTGCTGCTCTCGTCCGGCCGGACCTGGGCCGAGGGCCGGGCCGCCGTCGGCGGCGGCACCCTGCCGCTCCACGCCGAAGGCAGCGATGTCACCGGCGTCCCGACGGCCCTCGCCATCGTCGGCCTGGCCGCCCTCGTGGCGGTCTTCGCCGTCCGTCGCGCCGGCCGGCTGCTGGTCGCCGCCCTGCTCGCCCTCAGCGGCGCGGGCGCGGCGCTCGCCGCCTTCCTCGGGGCGTCCGACAGCGCGGCCCTCGACGAGAAGGCGGCGAAGACGACCGGCGACACGGCTGCCACGGTCGACGCCCTCACCCACACCGCCTGGCCCTATGTGGCCGTGGCCGGCAGCCTGCTGATCCTGCTCGCGGGCCTGCTCGCCCTGCGGTACGGCAAGCAGTGGCCGGCCATGTCGGGCCGCTACGAGCGCGACGGCACCCCCCGGCCCCGCAAGGCCGCGGTCGTGGACCCGGACCGTCCCGAGGACCTGTGGAAGGCCCTGGACCGTGGCGAGGACCCGACACGCGAGGCGTGA
- the rbsK gene encoding ribokinase, translating to MTVIAVLGSTNMDLVAYVANAPKRGETVTGREFRTIPGGKGANQAVAAARAGGDVAMIGAVGSDEFGGRLRGTLVSSGVDTDLLRTAEGPSGTAHIVVDDEGGNSIVVIPGANGTVTSLAPGDEALIATADTLLLQLELPLSAVLDGAEAARRHGVRTVLTPSPAQPLPPELLAATDLLVPNEHEAATLAGVTDPHAAAEALLRQVPAVVITLGSAGCLYASREATPFTVPAPKVTAVDTTGAGDTFVGALAVALGEDKPVQQALAWASAAAALCVQRPGASTSMPYRPEIDAS from the coding sequence CGGCAGCACCAACATGGACCTGGTGGCCTACGTCGCCAACGCACCCAAGCGCGGGGAGACCGTCACGGGACGGGAGTTCCGCACGATCCCGGGCGGCAAGGGCGCCAACCAGGCAGTCGCAGCCGCCCGCGCCGGCGGCGATGTCGCGATGATCGGCGCCGTCGGCTCGGACGAGTTCGGCGGGCGCCTGCGGGGGACCCTCGTCTCCTCCGGCGTGGACACCGATCTCCTGCGCACGGCCGAGGGCCCCTCCGGCACCGCGCACATCGTCGTCGACGACGAGGGCGGCAATTCGATCGTCGTAATCCCCGGCGCGAACGGAACCGTCACCTCCCTCGCTCCCGGCGACGAAGCCCTCATCGCCACCGCCGACACGCTCCTGCTCCAGCTCGAACTCCCCCTCAGCGCCGTGCTCGACGGCGCCGAGGCCGCACGCCGCCACGGTGTACGGACCGTCCTCACCCCTTCCCCCGCCCAGCCCCTGCCTCCCGAACTGCTCGCCGCCACTGACCTGTTGGTGCCCAATGAGCACGAGGCGGCCACACTCGCCGGCGTCACCGACCCGCACGCCGCAGCCGAGGCCCTGCTGCGCCAGGTCCCCGCGGTGGTGATCACGCTCGGCTCGGCGGGCTGCCTGTACGCGAGCCGGGAGGCGACGCCCTTCACCGTCCCCGCACCCAAGGTCACCGCCGTGGACACCACCGGCGCCGGTGACACCTTCGTCGGCGCACTGGCCGTCGCGCTCGGCGAGGACAAACCCGTACAACAGGCCCTCGCCTGGGCATCCGCGGCCGCCGCCCTGTGCGTCCAGCGCCCGGGAGCCTCCACCTCCATGCCCTACCGCCCCGAGATCGACGCCTCATGA
- the lgt gene encoding prolipoprotein diacylglyceryl transferase has translation MELAYIPSPSTGVIHLGPLPLRGYAFCIIIGVFVAVWYGNRRWIARGGKAGTVADIAVWAVPFGLVGGRLYHVITDYQLYFSDGENWVDAFKIWQGGLGIWGAIALGAIGAWIGCRRRGIPLPAWADALAPAVAFAQAIGRWGNWFNQELYGKKTDLPWALKITEGTNREAGLYHPTFLYESLWCIGVALLVIWADRRFKLGHGRAFALYVASYCVGRAWIEYMRVDEAHHVLGLRLNVWTAIVVFVLAVTYIVISARVRPGREEVVEPDRSAKAAPAAAGDAPSDEAPVDEAGDGDPADGDEKPEADADGDVASADSESAKKS, from the coding sequence ATGGAACTTGCCTACATTCCCAGCCCGTCGACCGGAGTGATCCATCTCGGACCGCTCCCGCTGCGCGGCTACGCGTTCTGCATCATCATCGGCGTCTTCGTCGCCGTCTGGTACGGCAACAGGCGCTGGATCGCCCGGGGCGGCAAAGCCGGCACCGTGGCCGACATCGCCGTCTGGGCGGTGCCCTTCGGTCTCGTCGGCGGCCGGCTCTACCACGTGATCACCGACTACCAGCTGTACTTCAGCGACGGTGAGAACTGGGTCGACGCCTTCAAGATCTGGCAGGGAGGCCTCGGCATCTGGGGGGCGATCGCCCTGGGCGCCATCGGTGCCTGGATCGGCTGCCGCCGCCGCGGGATCCCGCTGCCGGCCTGGGCGGACGCCCTCGCGCCCGCCGTCGCCTTCGCGCAGGCGATCGGACGCTGGGGCAACTGGTTCAACCAGGAGCTGTACGGCAAGAAGACCGACCTGCCCTGGGCCCTCAAGATCACTGAGGGTACGAACCGCGAGGCGGGCCTGTACCACCCGACGTTCCTGTACGAGTCGCTGTGGTGCATCGGCGTCGCGCTGCTGGTCATCTGGGCCGACCGCCGCTTCAAGCTGGGGCACGGCCGGGCATTCGCGCTGTATGTCGCGTCGTACTGCGTGGGCCGGGCCTGGATCGAGTACATGCGCGTCGACGAGGCGCACCACGTTCTGGGACTGCGCCTCAATGTGTGGACCGCGATCGTCGTCTTCGTGCTGGCGGTGACGTACATCGTGATCTCGGCGAGGGTGCGGCCGGGGCGCGAGGAGGTCGTCGAGCCGGACAGGTCCGCGAAGGCGGCACCCGCTGCCGCCGGTGACGCCCCGAGCGACGAGGCTCCCGTGGATGAGGCCGGGGACGGCGATCCTGCGGACGGTGACGAGAAGCCTGAGGCGGACGCGGACGGCGACGTGGCTTCCGCCGACTCGGAGTCGGCAAAGAAGAGCTGA
- the trpM gene encoding tryptophan biosynthesis modulator TrpM codes for MTVRRACRPTTTPGRRPGLAGVRAGLPARDPHAPLARGCKPRGCRAPARRVHGRRVRYVIGSEPGQVNGMRWRGGCAR; via the coding sequence ATGACCGTCCGCCGCGCCTGCCGACCGACCACCACCCCGGGCCGCCGCCCGGGGCTGGCCGGCGTGCGCGCCGGACTGCCCGCCCGTGACCCGCACGCGCCGCTCGCCCGCGGCTGCAAGCCGCGCGGCTGCCGCGCACCCGCCCGCCGGGTCCACGGCCGTCGGGTGCGGTACGTGATCGGTTCCGAGCCGGGCCAGGTCAACGGCATGCGATGGCGCGGGGGCTGCGCGCGCTAG
- a CDS encoding CaiB/BaiF CoA-transferase family protein has translation MTAQPTRPAPSPLQGLRVLDLATLFAGPLAATMLGDFGADVVKIEHPTRPDPSRGHGPGKDGVGLWWKLLGRNKRTITLDLSSPGGRATLLRLATTADVIIENFRPGTLEKWQLGWEELSSANPRLVLTRVTGFGQFGPYSHRPGFGTLAEAMSGFASITGEPDGPPTLPPFGLADSIAALATSYAVMTTLAARTVTGRGQVVDMAIIEPILTVLGPQPLWFDQLGYVQTRTGNRSLNNAPRNTYRTADGSWLAVSTSAQSIAERVMHLVGRPELIDEPWFATGSGRAEHSEVLDEAVGGWIARRTRAEAMAAFEKAEAAIAPVYDVRDVMDDPQYQALGTIAEVPDPELGPLRMQNVLFRLSETPGAIRWAGRPHGADTDAVLTELGLSRADIAALRTQGAL, from the coding sequence ATGACGGCACAGCCGACGCGCCCGGCTCCCTCTCCCCTCCAGGGGCTGCGCGTCCTCGACCTCGCCACTCTCTTCGCGGGCCCGCTCGCCGCCACCATGCTCGGCGACTTCGGCGCGGACGTCGTCAAGATCGAGCACCCCACTCGCCCCGACCCCTCCCGGGGACATGGCCCCGGCAAGGACGGAGTCGGCCTGTGGTGGAAGCTGCTAGGCCGCAACAAGCGCACCATCACCCTCGATCTGTCCTCCCCCGGCGGCCGCGCGACCCTCCTGCGCCTCGCGACCACCGCCGATGTGATCATCGAGAACTTCCGCCCCGGCACCCTGGAGAAGTGGCAGCTCGGCTGGGAGGAGCTGAGCAGTGCCAATCCCCGTCTCGTCCTCACCCGCGTCACCGGCTTCGGGCAGTTCGGCCCGTACTCGCACCGCCCGGGCTTCGGCACCCTCGCCGAGGCGATGAGCGGCTTCGCCTCCATCACGGGCGAGCCCGACGGGCCGCCCACCCTCCCTCCGTTCGGCCTCGCCGATTCGATCGCCGCGCTCGCCACCTCCTACGCCGTCATGACCACGCTCGCCGCCCGCACCGTCACGGGTCGTGGCCAGGTCGTCGACATGGCGATCATCGAACCGATTTTGACGGTCCTCGGCCCGCAGCCGCTCTGGTTCGACCAGCTCGGTTACGTACAGACCCGCACCGGCAACCGCTCCCTCAACAACGCCCCCCGCAACACCTACCGCACGGCCGACGGCTCCTGGCTGGCCGTCTCCACCTCCGCGCAGTCCATCGCCGAACGCGTCATGCATCTCGTGGGCCGCCCCGAGCTGATCGACGAGCCGTGGTTCGCCACCGGCAGCGGACGCGCGGAGCACTCCGAGGTACTCGACGAAGCGGTCGGCGGCTGGATCGCGCGGCGCACCCGCGCCGAAGCCATGGCCGCCTTCGAGAAGGCCGAAGCCGCGATCGCCCCGGTCTACGACGTCCGGGACGTCATGGACGACCCCCAGTACCAGGCGCTGGGCACCATCGCCGAGGTCCCCGACCCCGAACTGGGCCCCCTCCGTATGCAGAACGTCCTCTTCCGGCTCTCCGAGACCCCCGGCGCCATCCGCTGGGCGGGGCGGCCGCACGGCGCCGACACGGATGCCGTCCTCACCGAACTCGGCCTGTCCCGGGCCGATATCGCCGCACTCCGCACCCAGGGCGCCCTATGA